One window of Pleurodeles waltl isolate 20211129_DDA chromosome 3_1, aPleWal1.hap1.20221129, whole genome shotgun sequence genomic DNA carries:
- the LOC138284763 gene encoding uncharacterized protein encodes MSENTCVDELPDGAKKNCELFSVWGITEENACVAKRPDNVLRNNSCCIYVENVSFGSNDDRKAWIPLSAYREMQEKCRKLEHENRNLREQISQDTIIQNKTESYKRAVFEESFLSHSSNEGVKTAPSCTEFPCEPGFLAAKMHSLTDNKEERDQNVIYELPLQNAQVKGKILEQDTPSFISLFDFWKKNSPHLREILTLLYMVTVKNNMQLRACDLANEIMQTLGFCAVQEGNTYVHLNHEQGKKIVPLARIIQWIWYLQDRARVPQVKELSMKLCAPFEFVSTEDIKHVCFTNDSLTEMLLSGTVEGTAYVCLREMCHFYADFWFFDNVLATWLVPNWFNYLADVNEKNAEREVFTQNSALVGMAMWVPQKCEKATYRWAEMREMHIPLDLIKLCSTHKSNLSCKQSQSSWGEESYQNRNGKLIRF; translated from the coding sequence atgtctgagaatacatgtgttgatgaactgcctgatggtgctaagaaaaactgtgaattgttttctgtttggggaattacagaagaaaatgcatgtgtagctaaaaggcctgataatgttttgagaaataattcctgttgtatatatgtagaaaacgtgtcttttggaagtaatgatgacagaaaggcatggatacctttatctgcttacagagaaatgcaggagaaatgtaggaagttggaacatgaaaataggaatttacgtgagcaaattagccaggatacaataattcaaaataagactgaaagttataaaagggctgtttttgaagaatctttcttgtcccattccagtaatgagggggttaagacagctccgagctgcactgagtttccgtgtgagccagggtttttggcagccaaaatgcattccttaactgataacaaggaggagagagaccagaatgtgatttacgagttaccgttgcaaaatgcacaagtaaaaggaaagattttagagcaagacaccccgagtttcattagtttgtttgatttttggaaaaagaatagccctcatttgagagaaatcctaacacttttgtacatggtcactgtgaaaaataatatgcagctgcgcgcttgtgatttggcaaatgaaataatgcagactttaggtttctgcgcagtgcaagaaggaaatacttatgtacatttaaatcatgaacaagggaagaaaatagtgcccctagctagaatcatacaatggatctggtacttgcaagacagggctagagtaccacaggtaaaagaattatcaatgaaattgtgtgcaccatttgaattcgtgtctactgaagatataaagcatgtttgttttactaatgattcattgactgaaatgttgctttctggcacagtagaaggaacagcgtatGTGtgtctacgtgagatgtgtcatttttatgctgatttttggttctttgataatgttttagccacatggcttgtacctaactggttcaattaccttgctgatgttaatgagaaaaatgcagagagagaagtgttcacccagaattctgccttagtggggatggctatgtgggtgccccagaaatgtgaaaaggccacttacaggtgggcagagatgagagagatg